One Aspergillus oryzae RIB40 DNA, chromosome 2 genomic window carries:
- a CDS encoding lipase family protein (predicted protein): MIMAFDEVVTVILVVLSILLYGTCSTASLISFGTSGASTYDQSDRKDSTVSRETFASLEELSRIVDVSYCVGSTGVQKPFRCLSRCNEFPGFELITTWSTGPLLSDSCGYIALSHFPHAKRIIIAFRGTYSITDTIIDLSAYPQAYVPYDPNGRDDQELLRCRNCTVHAGFLASWLNTRPIILKHVSAARKQYRDYKVVLVGHSLGGAVAALAGLEMQMRGWEPQVTTFGEPKIGNKEFVTFLNEAFKLGTVSPSDDAQQWKFRRVTHVNDPVPLLPLEEWGYEMHAGEIFISKAVLPPSESDVIICDGDKDARCITGEQNNMRAMFHEIKLNAAKHEWLYSVADLTDQVVLAESDTSPSAMGFPSGAERQQISLRLPWNLIPSRYRLWELFFAHRDYFWRIGLCVPGGDPTGKEKNYQS, from the exons ATGATAATGGCATTTGATGAAGTTGTTACAGTTATCCTTGTTGTCTTATCTATCCTACTATACGGAACGTGCTCAACTGCTAGTCTCATTTCCTTTGGAACAAGCGGAGCTTCTACTTACGACCAGAGCGACAGAAAAGACAGCACCGTCTCGCGCGAAACTTTTGCCTCTTTAGAAGAGCTCTCGCGCATTGTTGACGTCTCGTACTGTGTCGGCAGTACAGGAGTACAGAAACCGTTCCGTTGCTTGAGTCGGTGTAATGAATTTCCGGGCTTTGAATTGATCACC ACGTGGAGCACCGGCCCCCTCCTCTCGGACTCGTGTGGCTATATCGCGCTGTCCCATTTCCCACATGCGAAGCGCATAATTATTGCTTTCCGTGGCACCTATTCAATCACAGACACTATAATCGACCTTTCAGCCTACCCGCAGGCGTACGTACCATATGACCCTAATGGTCGGGACGACCAGGAGTTGTTAAGATGTCGTAATTGCACAGTTCACGCGGGATTCCTGGCCTCGTGGCTGAACACTCGCCCGATCATCCTCAAACATGTTTCGGCAGCAAGGAAACAGTATCGTGACTATAAAGTGGTGCTCGTCGGTCACTCGCTTGGTGGGGCAGTTGCAGCGCTGGCTGGGCTTGAGATGCAAATGCGAGGCTGGGAGCCGCAGGTGACGACATTTGGAGAGCCTAAGATCGGAAACAAGGAGTTTGTCACGTTTCTTAACGAAGCGTTCAAGCTCGGTACGGTGTCACCATCAGATGATGCTCAGCAATGGAAATTCCGGAGGGTAACTCATGTAAATGACCCTGTGCCTCTCCTGCCACTAGAAGAATGGGGATATGAGATGCATGCAGGAGAAATTTTCATTTCAAAGGCTGTTCTCCCGCCCTCCGAGTCCGACGTGATAATTTGCGATGGTGACAAAGACGCACGCTGCATCACTGGCGAACAAAATAACATGAGAGCCATGTTTCACGAGATCAAGTTGAATGCGGCGAAGCACGAGTGGCTTTATAGCGTGGCGGACCTCACAGATCAGGTGGTTTTGGCTGAGAGTGACACATCTCCATCGGCAATGGGCTTTCCAAGCGGCGCTGAAAGGCAACAGATATCGCTTCGCCTGCCGTGGAATCTTATTCCTTCTAGATACCGACTCTGGGAGCTATTCTTTGCTCACCGAGACTACTTCTGGCGGATAGGTCTCTGCGTTCCTGGCGGGGATCCAACgggcaaggaaaagaattaTCAATCCTAG
- a CDS encoding Hsp20/alpha crystallin family protein (predicted protein) codes for MAFFSNFSGDFAPLFHLLDDYDVHQAYRPKPRTTTVRSFTPRFDVYELNNNYHLNGELPGVNQASLDIEFTDPHTLVIKGRVERKYSDSTSSTNEHAEVPNDASSVKSLQPTVEDEDEEANDAASVGSSAQSSKQVALQEQTNHKYWITERPVGEFHRAFTFPTRVDQDTVKATLKDGILSVIVPKEPAPTFKKIRVE; via the coding sequence atggctttcttctccaatttcTCCGGCGACTTTGCTCCTTTGTTCCATTTActtgatgactatgatgTCCATCAAGCATACCGCCCAAAGCCAAGGACTACAACTGTTCGCTCCTTCACACCTCGATTTGATGTCTATGAACTAAACAACAATTACCATCTTAATGGAGAACTACCTGGCGTTAACCAAGCCAGTCTCGATATTGAGTTCACCGATCCTCATACGTTGGTCATAAAGGGCCGCGTGGAGCGCAAGTACAGCGACAGCACATCCAGTACCAACGAGCATGCTGAAGTTCCCAATGATGCTTCTTCTGTCAAGTCACTCCAACCAACagtcgaagatgaagatgaagaggcaAATGATGCAGCATCTGTTGGTTCATCAGCCCAATCTTCAAAGCAGGTGGCCCTCCAAGAGCAGACCAACCACAAATATTGGATCACCGAGCGCCCGGTCGGCGAATTCCATCGAGCCTTTACCTTTCCGACGAGAGTAGACCAAGATACAGTCAAGGCTACTCTGAAAGATGGGATTCTTTCGGTCATTGTCCCAAAGGAACCTGCCCCTACGTTTAAAAAAATTCGCGTCGAGTAA
- a CDS encoding U2 snRNP complex subunit MSL1 (spliceosomal protein snRNP-U1A/U2B), protein MASKVAPTRINPSSKPASAAGLPNQTLYCANLPDKLPKYDLRLSLYMLFSTYGTVLDVVAMKTKRMRGQAHIVFKDVQASTQAMRALQGFEFFGKQLKIVYAKGTSDVIAKLRGAYNVSTVAAPAGGASTDLQKSIFSGPPGSTTLPSRPTGETNGEATSQGVKRPREEESDEGEAPMDEESDVPMEDSSDED, encoded by the exons ATGGCATCGAAAGTAGCCCCTACGCGCATTAATCCTTCAAGCAAACCCGCTTCAGCCGCTGGTCTTCCAAATCAAAC CCTCTATTGTGCCAATCTTCCGGATAAGCTTCCCAAATATGACCTACgcctctctctctatatGCTTTTCTCCACCTACGGTACGGTTCTAGATGTCGTGGCtatgaaaacaaaaaggatgCGCGGCCAAGCCCATATTGTATTCAAAGACGTCCAAGCAAGTACTCAAGCAATGCGCGCTCTTCAGGGGTTTGAATTCTTTGGGAAACAGTTG AAAATTGTCTATGCTAAAGGTACATCGGATGTGATTGCTAAGCTCCGTGGGGCCTACAATGTTTCGACTGTTGCTGCACCAGCTGGAGGTGCCTCAACAGATCTTCAGAAGTCCATCTTCAGCGGGCCTCCTGGTTCAACCACATTACCCTCAAGACCCACTGGGGAAACGAATGGGGAGGCTACATCTCAGGGAGTCAAACGGCCCCGTGAGGAGGAAagtgacgaaggagaagccCCAATGGACGAGGAAAGTGATGTGCCCATGGAAGATTCGTCGGACGAAGATTAA
- a CDS encoding WD40 repeat domain-containing protein (actin-related protein Arp2/3 complex, subunit ARPC1/p41-ARC) — translation MAAPEVHHLFHNPIADHSFSPDKSTLAVARDSNVELYQKAGNKFSLTDELKGHEKIVTGVDIAPNSGRIVTYRNAYVWERTPAGWKPTLVLLRINRAATFVRWSPSEQKFAVGSGARVIAVCYFEEENDWWISKHLKKPIRSTITTLAWHPNSVLLAAGSTDSHARVLSSYIKGVDTRPEPSAWGERLPFNTICGEFLNDSAGWIKGVSFSPSGNALAFTGHDSSVTVVYPSAPDQPPRAMLNITTRFLPFNSLIWNGENEIIAAGHDCEPYRFHGDENGWQLTGTIENKSGSGVGAVREESALNLFRQMDLKGQTQADTQLKTVHQNTINTVRVYEEANGNVSKFSTSGVDGRVVVWTIG, via the exons ATGGCTGCTCCGGAAGTTCATCACCTCTTCCATAACCCCATTGCTGATCACTCGTTTTCCCCTGACAAGTCAACACTTGCAGTTGCTCGGGACAGCAATGTGGAGCTCTACCAGAAAGCGGGTAACAAGTTCTCATTGACCGATGAACTCAAAGGCCATGAGAAGATTGTAACAGGTGTTGATATTGCTCCTAACAGTGGTCGGATTGTTACCT ATCGCAATGCATATGTTTGGGAGCGAACCCCCGCTGGCTGGAAACCGACTTTGGTCCTGCTTCGGATCAACAGAGCTGCAACCTTTGTGAGGTGGTCTCCATCCGAACAAAAGTTTGCTGTTGGCTCAGGGGCCCGTGTGATCGCAGTTTGCTactttgaggaagagaacgACTGGTGGATCTCGAAACACCTGAAGAAGcctatacggagtaccatCACTACACTCGCTTGGCATCCGAACTCTGTTCTTCTGGCTGCAGGCTCGACCGATTCCCACGCGAGAGTCCTTTCCAGTTACATCAAGGGTGTTGATACCCGCCCCGAGCCGAGCGCCTGGGGAGAACGTCTTCCATTTAACACTATATGCGGAGAGTTTCTGAATGACTCGGCAGGATGGATTAAAGGAGTATCCTTTTCTCCAAGTGGAAACGCGCTTGCATTCACTGGACATGATAGTAGCGTCACTGTTGTGTACCCAAGTGCGCCGGACCAACCTCCTCGGGCTATGTTGAACATAACCACCCGCTTCTTACCGTTCAACAGCTTGATATGGAACGGAGAGAACGAGATCATTGCTGCTGGCCAT GATTGCGAGCCGTACCGCTTCCATGGAGATGAGAACGGATGGCAGCTTACAGGAACTATCGAAAACAAGTCCGGTTCTGGTGTCGGTGCTGTTCGCGAGGAGTCTGCTCTGAATTTGTTCCGTCAAATGGATCTCAAGGGACAAACCCAGGCTGATACTCAACTGAAGACCGTCCATCAGAACACTATTAATACAGTTCGCGTATATGAGGAGGCCAACGGAAATGTCAGCAAATTCAGTA CGAGTGGCGTTGATGGTCGTGTGGTTGTTTGGACAATAGGTTAA
- a CDS encoding WW domain protein (predicted protein), whose protein sequence is MNPSKARQGNHSDEELFIHTPGRSPVEPPIVGPLRINKRDTPSPVPQGAPLPYPDDRQNPQKMRSASTSRPTPTADGGRTGGSPTNPDNMPSIPANTGPSRSDYPAALRPRDGREPKPATLAERRGNVPKPLPESPAGDTPDKEGLFVTRYQRTPAPPALANGTQLDGTVHPNYRQQYYPPPQAATSSGPSARPPTAQSLQTPSSAINRISSTASTSTTRAQRGSPPPPETPIVEPGQPPASDIEARYAASGIAGTSALAGLQAQSSAAHRRAEQYVGQQATSQPPVQRPWTPTEQPGSQPHGPPTVYQGAEVVSTENLPGNPFPPQSAASSAQAGQALHHPRIPSNALEQDLERMRISSSPPPAYSSVSGPATSQGYPNEKQRAQTTPGQQAASAVHPATVAPINAATNSAALEVSAQDHPAFANDPRQEQPLEQSLQNGTQTGVLDGQQQIVQESQAAMLPTSTGIPPASPPPLPEGWIAHMDPNSGQYYYIHLPTQSTQWEFPKGPTPLNLNETPLSPVGSIYSSHPLASPGLSAFGKPLASPGIPLTPGYESLQSPVVAGFTGPPPSSGVDLYKVAPTNGVYFGPYLRYVNMNLERGIWLGSILLVTDAAQPPTIHIHQSVDLSPNPRQLKASAIAVHQRWTFYKYDVDLQMNESGPAKWTYAITSHLGCTRYEFLVAGRHETNWRFVTTSGNDFSLNVNANERSRLGGVSFMWKDIMQKHNEIGGFHAQLCLGGQIYADRMWKEIPSLKQWLVIRGKEARRTMPWTAAHEEDVSHAYFHYYTSHFDQPYLRESFAQIPYVCQVDDHDIFDGYGSYPEHMQFSNMFKNIGRVGTEMYLLFQHHTTLELLHNASTDVDLFTITGTGWHFVKFLGPAVVVVGLDCRSERNPHQVVAGPTYQGIFPKVAMLPPSVQHCLWMISVPVIYPRLETAEHIANTVASGKRAVTGAYNVLGKVTSSVAGVVGAKEVVGSGFDSVKRAVGKSGLMGGILSPFGEFDLMDELRDQWTHESKDLERTYLIRTLQGIAHQKFLRMTFLSGSVNVCGAGLVHDPAHPSDYKTMYQIISSAVVNNPPPSYVIKLLHSSNKPLYVPANGQRSSPSQPTDTKEDMMEIFQTDVTGQAREHRKLMGRRNYAAIVAYDPETVNAMYGQAPVVHGGRLNLAVDFMVQGDGSYGTVVKYGPVIIPSLGHGK, encoded by the exons ATGAATCCCAGCAAGGCCCGTCAAGGGAATCACTCCGACGAGGAGTTATTCATCCATACTCCGGGACGATCGCCGGTCGAGCCCCCCATTGTTGGACCGTTGCGGATTAACAAGAGAGACACACCATCACCTGTACCACAGGGTGCTCCCCTTCCATACCCTGATGACCGACAAAACCCCCAGAAAATGCGCAGCGCAAGTACCAGCCGTCCAACTCCGACGGCTGATGGCGGACGCACAGGCGGCTCCCCCACGAATCCAGATAACATGCCTTCCATACCTGCTAACACCGGCCCATCCAGGTCGGACTATCCGGCGGCTTTACGGCCGCGAGATGGTCGCGAACCTAAACCTGCTACTTTGGCAGAACGACGAGGCAATGTCCCGAAGCCCCTGCCTGAGTCACCTGCGGGTGATACTCCGGACAAAGAGGGCCTGTTTGTAACGAGATATCAGCGAACTCCTGCTCCGCCGGCGCTTGCCAACGGTACCCAACTTGATGGGACTGTTCACCCGAACTACCGTCAGCAGTACTACCCTCCTCCTCAGGCCGCAACCTCGTCAGGTCCGTCAGCGAGGCCGCCGACAGCACAAAGCCTACAGACTCCTAGCAGTGCAATCAATCGCATTAGTTCAACTGCATCGACGTCGACAACTCGCGCCCAGCGGGgctcccctccacctccagaAACCCCAATTGTTGAGCCGGGCCAACCGCCAGCTTCGGATATCGAGGCACGCTATGCGGCTTCTGGTATCGCAGGTACTTCAGCTCTAGCAGGCTTGCAAGCCCAAAGCTCTGCAGCACACAGAAGAGCCGAGCAGTATGTGGGTCAGCAAGCAACGAGCCAACCGCCCGTCCAGAGGCCATGGACGCCGACGGAGCAGCCAGGGAGCCAACCTCATGGGCCTCCCACAGTATATCAAGGCGCGGAAGTTGTATCTACGGAGAACCTCCCTGGGAATCCCTTCCCACCCCAATCAGCAGCAAGTTCAGCGCAGGCAGGGCAAGCTTTGCATCATCCAAGGATCCCATCAAATGCTCTGGAACAGGATCTAGAAAGGATGCGCATAAGCTCTTCCCCTCCGCCGGCATATTCAAGTGTATCTGGCCCGGCTACGTCGCAAGGTTACCCAAATGAAAAGCAGCGCGCTCAGACAACTCCAGGGCAGCAGGCTGCATCAGCGGTGCATCCCGCGACGGTGGCGCCCATCAATGCAGCCACAAATTCTGCGGCACTAGAAGTTTCGGCTCAGGATCACCCGGCGTTTGCGAATGACCCAAGGCAAGAACAGCCATTAGAACAATCCCTACAGAATGGCACGCAGACCGGCGTCCTGGAtgggcagcagcagatagTTCAAGAGTCTCAAGCTGCAATGTTACCTACCTCTACAGGAATCCCACCTGCCTCCCCCCCTCCACTTCCCGAAGGATGGATTGCTCATATGGACCCCAACTCAGGCCAGTACTACTACATTCACCTCCCTACTCAGTCGACTCAGTGGGAATTCCCAAAGGGGCCCACACCGTTAAACCTCAACGAGACTCCTCTATCACCGGTAGGGAGCATATATAGCAGCCATCCCCTCGCTTCACCGGGTTTATCGGCCTTTGGTAAACCGTTGGCCTCCCCTGGGATTCCTCTTACTCCAGGCTATGAGAGTCTACAGTCGCCAGTTGTTGCAGGGTTTACTGGTCCCCCACCGAGTAGTGGGGTGGACTTATACAAAGTTGCGCCAACGAATGGTGTTTACTTTGGACCATACCTTCGCTATGTCAATATGAATCTAGAGCGCGGTATTTGGTTAGGTTCCATTCTACTTGTTACCGACGCTGCGCAGCCTCCAACGATCCATATCCATCAGAGCGTCGACCTGTCACCGAACCCGCGTCAATTGAAGGCATCCGCTATCGCCGTTCATCAAAGGTGGACGTTCTACAAGTACGACGTTGACTTGCAAATGAACGAATCCGGTCCCGCCAAATGGACCTACGCAATCACGTCACATCTGGGCTGCACGCGCTACGAGTTCTTGGTCGCTGGTCGACATGAAACGAATTGGCGTTTCGTCACAACTTCGGGGAATGACTTTTCACTTAATGTAAACGCTAATGAGCGGTCTCGTCTTGGAGGCGTGAGTTTTATGTGGAAGGACATCATGCAGAAGCACAATGAAATCGGGGGGTTCCATGCTCAACTGTGTTTAGGCGGACAGATCTATGCGGATAGAATGTGGAAAGAGATTCCTTCGCTTAAGCAGTGGCTTGTAATTCGCGGCAAGGAGGCTCGAAGGACCATGCCTTGGACTGCTGCACATGAGGAAGACGTCTCTCATGCATACTTTCATTACTATACTAGCCACTTCGATCAGCCTTACCTACGGGAGTCGTTCGCCCAGATTCCTTATGTTTGCCAAGTTGATGATCATGACAT ATTTGACGGTTATGGATCGTACCCTGAACATATGCAGTTTTCGAATATGTTCAAAAACATTGGACGCGTTGGGACTGAGATGTATCTGCTTTTCCAGCACCATACGACGCTTGAATTGCTTCACAATGCCAGTACCGACGTGGACTTATTCACTATTACTGGCACCGGCTGGCATTTTGTTAAGTTCCTTGGACCGGCCGTGGTTGTCGTTGGCCTTGATTGCCGGTCGGAGCGCAACCCACACCAAGTTGTCGCTGGACCTACATATCAAGGTATTTTCCCCAAAGTCGCAATGCTGCCTCCTTCCGTACAGCACTGTTTGTGGATGATCTCCGTGCCTGTCATTTACCCACGCTTGGAGACTGCAGAACATATTGCAAACACTGTTGCTTCGGGTAAAAGAGCTGTTACGGGTGCATACAATGTCCTTGGCAAAGTTACGAGCTCTGTGGCGGGTGTGGTTGGCGCAAAAGAAGTGGTAGGTTCTGGGTTTGATTCCGTAAAGCGTGCTGTAGGCAAGTCTGGCCTTATGGGAGGCATATTAAGCCCGTTCGGAGAGTTCGACTTGATGGACGAGCTCCGAGATCAGTGGACTCATGAATCCAAG GATCTGGAGCGAACGTACCTCATTCGCACTCTACAGGGTATTGCACATCAAAAGTTTCTTCGTATGACGTTCCTTTCCGGATCTGTCAATGTGTGCGGCGCAGGCTTGGTCCACGATCCAGCCCATCCCTCTGACTACAAGACCATGTATCAAATCATTTCGTCCGCTGTCGTGAACAATCCCCCGCCTTCATATGTTATCAAGCTTCTTCACAGCAGTAACAAACCGCTCTACGTTCCAGCAAATGGGCAGCGCTCCTCTCCTTCGCAGCCTACTGATACGAAGGAGGACATGATGGAGATATTCCAAACAGACGTCACGGGGCAGGCTCGCGAACACCGTAAGCTGATGGGTCGCCGGAATTACGCTGCCATTGTAGCCTATGATCCTGAAACGGTCAATGCGATGTATGGCCAAGCACCCGTGGTCCATGGAGGCAGGCTGAATCTTGCCGTGGATTTTATGGTCCAGGGTGACGGATCCTATGGAACGGTTGTCAAATATGGGCCGGTCATTATCCCAAGCTTAGGACATGGGAAATGA
- a CDS encoding uncharacterized protein (predicted protein), with protein sequence MQEVSAAVVPRWSLEVELHRVFTSRMASSSLSSQRVLSAFPFLTPEEFECACRAFLDRIHVLGNLDGVGWSSIRFVQQATGPVLKISQSIHNTSIPYYDNALSGSVDTEEPQVEICEDDPVRGKSFVPLYMLAII encoded by the exons ATGCAAGAAGTGTCTGCCGCAGTTGTTCCCCGTTGGTCACTGGAGGTAGAATTACACCGCGTCTTTACCAGTCGcatggcatcatcttcactctcgAGCCAGAGGGTTTTGTCGgccttcccttttctcacACCAGAGGAATTCGAATGCGCCTGTCGCGCCTTCCTGGATCGTATTCATGTGTTGGGCAACTTAGATGGGGTGGGATGGTCATCGATCCGTTTTGTACAACAG GCAACCGGTCCAGTTCTGAAAATATCGCAGAGCATTCATAATACTAGTATTCCATACTACGACAACGCCCTCTCCGGATCCGTAGATACTGAAGAACCGCAAGTGGAAATTTGCGAAGATGATCCTGTCCGTGGAAAATCATTTGTGCCATTGTACATGCTTGCTATCATCTGA
- a CDS encoding uncharacterized protein (predicted protein) — translation MSDVETVGNLVWDPHTSRSVRPPSADYGLPDLLPSFATLTSDEERERKAQSSIPGTYTVIVMPESFSYLPGHADERSGEQSRSSTSSPLVDSGQSSQRNDNPEVNDPNVVILKTFPDARRYLCSDYRGSTRTLESDPQDSSHSSTVSVYSADLSALDDYNAQEQTTLTDYEAMLLSHFRNVIWPKLVPQGIWPDGSHGPRLGVEVLEQEASICPPRQSSIGRFISYAISTAHTRGSDLLPWPGSSLSSIDSCGTDVIGSHEPDNPTLLLQLYRDMFGLAVQLGLAIAGRKKLGASDPYAPINLHEDLKQLWDSSEVRFWAEKQTRLPKQLQSILEQMNLLFHTSLLCYYTTSPCPGQSIGLGEIPEQRVHHHTTMILQHAEATIMNIQGSLPHFIIFPLFLAGIAAETIDLKVKAWELLSNIEENEIGYNASTTCYMLQLVYECQMQRSSGNSGRPFPWIDWVELLAERGFRLVSYG, via the exons ATGTCAGACGTGGAAACAGTAGGCAATCTTGTTTGGGACC CTCATACGAGTAGAAGTGTTAGGCCTCCATCTGCAGACTACGGACTACCCGATCTGCTGCCTTCCTTCGCGACACTCACCTCTGACGAGGaacgggaaaggaaggctCAGTCGTCCATTCCCGGCACTTATACTGTTATAGTAATGCCGGAGAGCTTCTCTTATCTTCCTGGACATGCCGATGAAAGATCTGGGGAGCAATCCAGGAGCTCAACATCAAGCCCCTTAGTAGATAGTGGGCAAAGTAGCCAACGGAATGACAATCCAGAGGTGAACGATCCAAATGTTGTCATACTCAAGACATTTCCTGATGCTAGGAGATACCTGTGTTCAGACTACAGAGGTTCCACTCGAACGCTGGAGTCTGACCCTCAAGACTCCTCACATTCATCTACAGTCTCAGTATATTCAGCTGATTTGAGCGCTCTAGATGATTACAACGCACAGGAACAAACCACGCTGACGGATTATGAGGCTATGCTACTCTCACATTTTCGCAATGTGATATGGCCCAAACTAGTCCCCCAAGGGATCTGGCCCGACGGTTCACACGGTCCTAGACTGGGAGTCGAAGTTTTGGAACAAGAAGCCAGTATCTGCCCACCA CGACAATCTTCTATCGGACGGTTTATTTCTTACGCAATTTCTACTGCTCATACACGAG GAAGCGACCTGCTCCCCTGGCCCGggtcttctctttcttctatcGACTCTTGTGGGACCGATGTCATCGGATCGCATGAGCCTGACAACCCAACATTACTGTTGCAGCTGTACAGAGACATGTTCGGGCTAGCTGTCCAATTAGGGTTAGCTATTGCGGGCAGGAAGAAGCTGGGCGCATCTGATCCATACGCCCCAATCAATCTACATGAAGACTTGAAGCAACTTTGGGACTCTTCGGAGGTTCGCTTCTGGGCCGAGAAGCAAACGAGGCTGCCAAAACAACTACAAAGCATTCTCGAGCAG ATGAATCTACTCTTCCATACTTCACTTCTCTGTTACTACACCACCAGCCCGTGCCCTGGGCAGAGCATCGGTTTGGGCGAAATCCCCGAGCAGAGGGTGCATCACCACACGACCATGATCTTACAACACGCAGAGGCGACGATCATGAACATTCAAGGCAGTCTACCgcacttcatcatcttcccttTATTCCTGGCGGGGATTGCGGCGGAGACGATCGACCTCAAAGTCAAGGCATGGGAGCTGCTCTCAAACATCGAGGAAAATGAGATCGGATATAATGCGTCTACAACGTGCTATATGCTCCAATTGGTGTATGAGTGCCAGATGCAGCGATCCAGTGGTAATAGTGGTAGACCATTCCCATGGATTGACTGGGTTGAACTCTTGGCTGAACGTGGCTTTCGTTTAGTCAGTTACGGATGA